DNA sequence from the Dunckerocampus dactyliophorus isolate RoL2022-P2 chromosome 4, RoL_Ddac_1.1, whole genome shotgun sequence genome:
CAAAAGCCTGTCTGTAGTCAAGTTACCATTAAAGATGTGAAAGTGACACATGCGCTTTTTTCATTTGTTAGTATAGTCACATCAATGACACAGAATTGATATACTCCCACCACTACGTCACAGCTGATATGTCCAAGCGTCTCCCTCTCTGACCTTGAAAAGCAACACCTCACCTATTATCTGGAGTCCTGATTACCAGAACAAGTGAACAGACAGTAAATGTCCCTTAAACAGTCTGATGCCACATTTCAGTATCATTTTACAACCGAAAAGAAACGTAGAATATCTGAAGAACCTTCCACTTCCTAAAGATGGATCATCTATTAACAATGTACTACTTGTTATCTGATGTGAAATACAAGTACCGGtagttacttaaaaaaaaaaaagtctgaatgtGCCCGACAAGAGGGCGCTCTACCAAGCCACACCAGGTGACCCAAGCCCCTCGCAACTCTAGTTCCTGTGGTTtgaatatttgcatttttattgttataataatgtttcatttatcaacgtTTATTTATCAACCTTCATTATAGGCCTGCATGCAGAGAAATGCAGCCACTCATACTTCTTGTTAGCttcttgttagcatgctacagtatgtattaaCATTGTTAACACTGACATTTTTGGAGATTCTCCCAAATTAAAATACTGTAGGAGGCAGTAAGGACTTTACATAGAGTGTACATATTGTGCTAGGCACatgcaaaaatgtgacattttcccCAATGGTATGCATTGCAAATACATTCAAAGAAGAAAACAGGTTAACAAAAAGCCTGCATGTTATGACACTTTTAACATGTCATGTAAACTAAAGGCTCATTGCACATTAAAGTACAGTATCCTGTGGTCACAGCATCACTCAGTTTAGAAAATGGAGGCCAGACAGCAAAGTGACAATGAGGGAAAAGCTTGGAAAACAACTGTCAAGACATTTTGCATGATTAATGTAATCACTCTTCCTCCCAGTTATGTTACCTTGCGCAGTATAACTCAACACAACAACTATAAATAATCCAACAAGTCAGGAAAGTTGCAGTACTGCAGTGTTATAAAGTGATGGCATAGGTAGACACAAATCCTTTGCATTGATATattgtagaccaggggtcaccaacacagtgtccgcgggcaccaggtagcccccgggcaccaggtagtcccctacgaccacatgaggtgcccgcaggcctgcttttcattcaggttttcagttaataatgtgagaacactacaaagaaatgtattctgaaacataaaatgtgagttgtggataccagcattttgttaatgtttttgtaaaacaagcatatttgatttgtttgggttgaaataaggtatgaaaatcatttctacaaaaatgagtagctcgtggccattttcattttctaaaagtagctctcacaaggaaaaacgttggtgacccctgttgtaGACAATCTTTCTATCTTGTCCAAGGTTTGCGATTTCTATATAAATATTCCATTCAACTGAAAAAGGAGTGAAGTTGAAACATTCATCATCAAAATTACTGTTTCACATTTATAAAATGGATGGCGCCAATCCAAATGTACCAAAGCATAAACTCACATTGGAAAAATGTCAGTGCATCAGGAGGCTTTTAATGTAAGAGCACTTGCGCGGACACCACAGAGGAAGTTGAGGTGGTTATATAAAAACACGCATTAAAAAACACACGTACAGTGATACAGAAAGACACAACATACATTAGCATTCAAATAAAGGAGCCTTTGCTTTATACTGAAAAATAGATTCTTATGGCGTGACGGCACAACTGTATGCTTAATAATAGAGGCACAGTAATATGTGAGTGTATTTCATAGGACTTGCTACATTGTACCGTATTTCCACTTTTAAAGAGAGAAGATGCTTGACTAATAGGGTTGAGATCATTGAAGTTGAATCATATCATAGCATTCCTTCGTTGCGCAAACAGATGGCAATATGCATAAAGCAGGGATTCTCAAACTGAGGTCCGCCCATAGGTTGGGGGACCACAACATTTGTGAATAGGAaccaataaaacaaacattctgAGACAATAACTCTTACTTGCATTCAGATTAGTGAAATTAAAACTCTGACATTACTGTGACGCACCAGGTAAACCGGTTACGTCTCCTGGGACACGCTAAGTGCTCAACTCCTGCTGCTGTTCTAAATAgcacaatggacaaatatttatgtccatccatccaatcagATTACAATGACAATCACTTGTGCTGCCAGTTATTTAGACGATTTCAGAGGAGAGAAAATATATACTGCATTCCAAGTTGAGAACATACCTGTATAATGTTGCTTCAATGTGATatgctgtacatactgtaccttACCTTGTACACGTCACATCATCAAGCAATAAATGTAAGAGCCCTATGTTGCCGCTGAGCATACAGCAGGTTTCCTGAAGCAAATAGGAACAAACACCACAAAATCTACATCTAGTCTCGAACATTTTAGCCACTAATGCAGATGGATTCCTGTGGTACTATTAAGCAGCACCACTAAAGCGCTAGTGAGAACAATTAAAAGCTTGCTCATGGACATCTCCAGCCCGGATGTGCCACCAGTCTGTCCTGTCGTGTAGTTTTCTGAGTAAAGCATGTAGCGCTCCAAGCATCTCCTGGCCTTAACTTGCTCAATCAATGCTGGATATCCGATCTCCACGATACTGACTGTGTCATCATATATTTCACTGCTGACTGTCTTTGGAGAGGGAGACACCAGATCGGCTTGAGGTTGATTTGGAGAGAGAGGTGCTAATGCTGAGGAGTTACTAGAACTGGTGTTGTTGGTCTCTCTTACGTCAGTATCAGGAGAGGAAGTCACGAGCATAGCTGCAGTAGTAGCTgtcagtttgttgttttgatttgtAGCTGGAGGCAGAATGTCCGTTCTCTTCATGCAGGAtcccatgaagtcatcataggACTTAGGGGGTGGTCTGTTCCTGAAGTCTCTACCATAATCATTTGCATCTGTAGACTTCATATTGTATTTCCTGTGCATATAGTGGTTATAATAGTACTCTTCTGTGGGGTTGCGAAAGTGGAAGTGAGGACGGGGAAACGTTCCCAAACCATAGCCCAAAGCCATTCCAGCCATAGCCCCACCCGCTGCCGCCATGGCCGCACTGTGTCCAAAACCTCTGGATTTATCGTTGGGCATCACATTCATTGCCTGAACAGAACGTGAAAATGGAGAGCCTCCCCCAAACCCTTGGCCTTGGTATCCAAAATTGCTGCCATAGCGAGGGTTCAGGATGGGGTTGTTTGGGTTGTGATTGATGTATCCACTAGGATAACCTCCATATCTGCCATTACCAGCCCCAAACCCATGACCACCATAACTACCATAGCCTCCTCCATGTGCTGGGTACTGGTTATGGTAACCTCCTCCGCTTGGCTGCTGGGGGTAACTGCCAGGTCTGCCTGGGTGTTGATTGTAGCCTCCTTGATTGTTTTGTGTGGGATGTTTTGGGGACAAACCTTGAGAACTGCTGCCCTGGTTGTTTTTGTTACCAGTATTAGTGTGGGTCCTGCCTCGGTTCGATGTGGAGGGTTTCTTGAAGCCAAAGCCTTTGCCAAAACCTCCCCCTCCTCTCTTGGCCAAAGACAAATGATAGAAAAGTGTCAGACACAGAACGGCAAATGAAGACCACTTCATCTTGACCCTGCATGGAGGGGGTGGGCAATAAAATGACATTGCAATTTAATCAGTTGATCCACTCACTGTTCCTTCATAAGGCAAATCTTTCATGAGATTTTGCTTGGACATAGTGGTGTATTAATTACAACATGAATAGAGGTTGTTACATGTTacaaagttacatgtttgaccaggaaatagcaagctcaaaagaagacggcttttttatgtggaacaactgacagtttgtgtggatcttgtgaatgattgtgactgagctaggactcagtaattaaagtctacacacgacgccttcattgattgaaaaacagaactttttgtgcatgaagcttctacttgagttggtaatttgaccgctatatgcagtcagatattgaccaagggagacaaaatgggtggccgctggccgcgttggacaggtgactgcgttggacaggtgactgctatacacagggtctataacatgtaaatttgctgcaggggatttttcagtggctgctataggcaggtggccgttctataaaggtggccgctaagaaaGGGTtgattgtatatatattttaaaaattttattattttattttaaacacacaGACTACAAAATACActacaaatacattaaataaacaggggaaacagtgttgaatacttggtttggtttcattttatttgaacatgcatgaaggttacaatggaatacatctcatgaatcatcatttcacagttccacatgtccaaaaggagtagaaagaagcaaagcttattgaatcctacccccaatccattccacatcatgtacagtaaatattattcacttcctgcattccatgttatatttttgatataataatcagtataataataactaataaatcatacaaaaaaaaagcaagcatgacagaacaatcagtgtaatgatcaagactcttgtgccttatatttagcaaacatcaactgcttgtattgttttttgaatttgctcatctcggtgcattgtttgagttccttactcaatgatgtttttgggtaagaagttattgttaactttatgcattactttagcagtttgaaaatataataaatcagcaaattttaatatctgtgattttaaaaataaagggtttgtatgttctctatacgcggcattatgaattatcctcaccgatcttttttgcagtacattgagtgagtgaagaatgcttttataattattgccccatatctccacacagtaagttagGTATGGTAATACCatagaacagtaaagagtgtggagtgatttttgatcaagaacaaattttgctttattcaatattgaagttttCTCACcatcttttgttgtatattttttctttgtgtataaaacatgatCTGATATGAATTTCAGCCCTCGCCATCTTGTGACATGTAAAAGTGTGTCACAAAGACGATGAAAGAAAACATATAAAAAGGTGGAACTTGTCAATTTCAGACCATTTGCAcatcgccattttgtgacatgctgaagtgtgtcacaaagatgatgaaaaaaaatcatataagtTGGTGGAATTGaacgtttcagctgctgtgatttccaaaGAGTAACACCTCATTCTGCACCAAAACCTGTACTTTGACCAGCCGACAAAACCTTACGTGTCGGTAACGTAAACAGCGTAGTCCGCACACATTGTAACCAAAATTTAAATAAGAAAGgcgatatgcaaatgagctgatctCTGCCTTGACatacaatgtgaacttcagagtatttccaggttatttatctgttttttttgtcaaaattcacacaataacaaaagtggcactgattc
Encoded proteins:
- the prnpb gene encoding prion protein b; the encoded protein is MRVKMKWSSFAVLCLTLFYHLSLAKRGGGGFGKGFGFKKPSTSNRGRTHTNTGNKNNQGSSSQGLSPKHPTQNNQGGYNQHPGRPGSYPQQPSGGGYHNQYPAHGGGYGSYGGHGFGAGNGRYGGYPSGYINHNPNNPILNPRYGSNFGYQGQGFGGGSPFSRSVQAMNVMPNDKSRGFGHSAAMAAAGGAMAGMALGYGLGTFPRPHFHFRNPTEEYYYNHYMHRKYNMKSTDANDYGRDFRNRPPPKSYDDFMGSCMKRTDILPPATNQNNKLTATTAAMLVTSSPDTDVRETNNTSSSNSSALAPLSPNQPQADLVSPSPKTVSSEIYDDTVSIVEIGYPALIEQVKARRCLERYMLYSENYTTGQTGGTSGLEMSMSKLLIVLTSALVVLLNSTTGIHLH